The Nicotiana tabacum cultivar K326 chromosome 5, ASM71507v2, whole genome shotgun sequence sequence ttggcaaaagggtaAAAGATTGAGATTGGGGATCCTAAGCTaccatttttttgaattttcttcttgtctctttttttttttcatcttgttttgttttctctatttttacttatttcatgGAATGAGTTAATGGGGAAAAAAATTTGGAGGGGACTTCCCTTTTTTGTGTATTGTTGCTACAAAGCTGTTTCTAGCACTTGCACatttctttttggttgcacctgcttctcgCATGTTTGCCTttgattgcacctgtttcaagttttcaaacaaagaaaaattgttagtttgaaacagtggttggttttgtggccttgattgtttttgatcacttgatatcggcccaattcttttggtgagaacCTTTGTTGCTTGCTGGTTTTTCTGAAGATTGACCTCTCTCCTAAAACCGAAGAACTCAACTTCTCAAAATTTCACATGGCAGTTCACCTGTGTGAGGCTTTGGCCCTTTCATCTTATTCTGACTTTATGGGCATTTGACTTCAgatttcctttattttcaataatttgaCTTCAGAGCATTGGCCATCAAggccagtcgggatcgacttgatgcacccgctgaggctgggtactttCTTTGGACTTGGCTTTTGTTAAGCCGAACcttgtaaaaccaatcttgccaccttttctttttATTAGTTTCGAAACAgggttagaccgaaagggattcaaagaaaagtacaCAAAGGATAAGAAAGTGAATTtaaggagaagtgtccctttcggggatgaaagaaagacttatctagggtgcatgcagacttcaatagacatgacatgcttcttggactggatacccgatctacacaactatccaacttctcataaacccattAAGACCCGTGTTTTAAAACTGAGAAAacttgccaggactctttcaataccaatggtggtgagggatttcttcttttcgatcaatggcgccctttgcgggttttcgccaatcgacctctctcatttcttttctcaccgtcgccttatagtgctctttacgagttttcaataataagactctcttatttttcagtttctctgctcaccatcgccttacggtgctcgtaggttttcaccaataagactctctcattttatttctctcatcttgattgcatcggatccaaaCAGCTGCGTTCTCTGATTTTGAAAACCTTTCACCGATTGATCGGAAAGACTTGAACAAAGTTTGTGTAAAAAAATTTGGATCAacttacaactttggaaccgttcaGGCGGGATtattgccgaaccattataataTCTGCCCAGTTTcatttttgaaggaaattggatttttgttttggtgtgactgaaccccagagaaaGGCTGCCTATGCATtatttcggaatcaagtcgaacgtagttcagggaaacattttgttttgttgtttttgttttctttttttttttctttttttttgatgatgatgattttttcCAAACATCTTCAAGTTCCAACGAGGGTAATGAAAGgaaggtaaccggctcaaagggttagcaaaggattggAGTGTTTCGGGTAGCAAGAATGAAAGCCTTTGTCATCCCAATCGGGTAATGCTGTTGCTGCAGAAGGattagacatagtaccttttgactgcgtcTGCATTTACAATTGTTTCGGGGTCATTCCCTTCGATGTCTCCCATGTATAACGCCCTTTTTGGCAACAATTTTTTGATAATGTATGGTCCTTTCTAGTTaggagcaaactttcctttttcttcctgaTGATGGGGGAGAATACGTCTCAATACGAgctgccccacttcaaagtttctaggtcacactttcttgttgtaggcacgggccatactttgttgatacaactgcccgtggtaGACTGCGACCATTTGTTTTTCATCGATCAGGGTTAACCCACTCACTATCTTCAATTTCagtttcaacaatgatccgaagggaTAGAATTTCAACCTCTACGGGTATTACGACtttagtgccataaaccaaaagatacggAGTTGCTCCGTCTGATGTGCGCACAGTAGTGccatatcccaacaatgcaaatggctACTTTTCATGCCACTTCCTTAAACTTTAGATCATCTTTCTCAGAATCTTTTTAATGTCCTTATTTGCTGCTTCGACGACACCATTGGCATTGGGCCGATATGGAGTAGAATTTTGATGCgtgatcttaaactgctcacatatcTCTCTCATCaggtgactattcaggtttgcagCATTATCTATTATGATAGTtgtaggaataccaaaacgacagatgagattggaatgcacgaagtctaccacaactttcttggtgacagatttgagagtaattgcctcaacccactttgtgaagtagtcgataatgaccaatatgaatctatgcccatttgaagatTTTGGCTCGATCGGCCTAATGACGTCCATACCCCATGCAACAAACGACCAAGGTGCTAACATGAGATGCATTTTCGTTGGCGGTGCATGAATTAggtcaccgtgcacctgacactgatgacatttccggaTGAAGCTGAAATAatctttttccatagtcatccagtaataacctgctcgaaggatctttttttccaaaacatacccgttcatatggggtccacacactcctgcgtgcacttcatacatgattcttACGGCCTCTTcagcgtcaacacatcttaacaagttgagatctggagtccttttgtataaGACCTCACCGCTCAAGAAAAAACCGCTTGCGAGCCatctaatggtcctcttttggtctccactggcttgctcgggatattctttcatttttagaaatcttttgatatcatgataccatggttgaaCATTCAATTCTGCCTCAAccgtattgcagtaaccgtgCCTTTCCCGGACTTGGATTTCCAATGGGTTGATGTGGGCATTGCATGGGTATGgcagcatcgaggccaaagtagtgAGTACATCGGCTAACTCATTGTGAAAACAAGGAATGTACCTAAACTCAATTGACTTGGAATGCTTGCTAAGATCTTTCACATGTTGCctgtaaggaataagcttgacatctcgagtttGCCATTCTccctgagcttgtcggataatcaaatctgaatctcccatgatcaATAACTTTTCCACATCTTGGTCAATTGTcatattcatacccataatgcaggcttcatactcggcagtgTTGTTTGTGCAAAAAAACCGAAGCCGGGCTATGGCTGGATAATACTGACCggtgggtgagatcaaaattgccccaattccaaTGCCTTTTGCGTTCACAACTCCATCagagaacattttccaagcattggcaTCTTTTGATGTTATCTCAACTaaatttacctcttcatccgggAAGTAAGTACTCAGAGGTTGATATTCGTCATCAACAGGGTTTTCAGTTAGGTGATCTGCTAgagcctgggctttcattgccgtgcgagtgacatagactatgtcaaattcagtgagtaggatttgccattttgctaacctccctgtgggcatcggcttctggaatatgtacttcaaagggtccaacctggtaatgaggtaagtggtgtaggccaACAAGTAGTGTCTAAGCTTCTGAGCAACCCAAGTTAAAGtgcaacaagttctttccaacaaagtgtacttggcttcataactggtaaacttcttgctcaaatagtaaATGGCCTGCTCTCTCTTTCCTGTCACATCGTGTCGCCCGAGGACACAGAGACTGTCACATACAAGAATAGAGGCCTCcctggttcaggtgggaccaagacttGCGGGTTCGAtggatattctttgattttgtcaaaagcttctttaCCCTCATCTATCCATTTAATTGCTGCTTCTTTCTTTAATAGCTTGAAGATGGGTTCGCATGTGGAAGTCAATTGAGCAATGAATCGGctaatgtagttcaaccttcccagcaggctcataacctctttcttggttcttggaggagaCAAATCTCTAATAGACTTTATTTTTGttgggtctaactcgatgcccctccgactgactataaatcccaggAGTTTTCCAgacggaaccccaaatgcacatttggccggatttagcttcaaatcatatttatgaagtcgctcaaagaattttctcatgTCCCGAACATGCTCGTCCTGggtcttggatttgatgatcacatcgtccacatacacatctatctcttggtgcatcatgtcatgaaaaatggcagtcatggccctcatgtaagttgccccgacattcttcaaaccaaacggcatgaccctgtaacagtaGGTGCCTCAGGGTGTAGTGAAaactgtcttttctgcatcctcttcatccatcaacacttggtgatatcctgcataacaatccatgaaagactgtatctcatgtttggcgcagttatcaacaaggatgtggattttcggcaaagggaagttgtccttaggacttgctttgttcagatctctgTAGTCAACACACACTCGAGTCTTctcgtctttctttggcacatgaACTACATTAaccaaccatgtggtgtatcggaccactcggatcacccccACTTTAaactgttttgtgacctcttctttgatcttgtcactgatatcggttttgaactttttttgctttttctggACATGAGGATAATCGGGGTAGGtcgaatgttcttgtgtattcaatGTTGAGAAACAAAtgtctacaaaatgacaaggatcccatttatatatgagggggaatcccaacataatacaaatgcatttattacaaagatatggagctGGTGCGGCCAGTTAATGCTCTAATGCGGGCTTAGACTAGCCAGAcagactttgtcagctctagctatgcgccttgggaacttcccacttTTTTACTATAACCGCTGATCTATACTGCCCCGAGGTCGGGCGTCGGTAGCCCTCGGGGATGAATCTCGACCATAGCCTCGAGCCTTTGAAAACGTGCTTACAAGGCATCGTAATgacggaaaattggaccctccgattttaccgtatacagatagtccttaCGTTTCTTAGAGTGGAACAATAAGAAACAACTTTGATATCCATCTCTTCGAACTTTCCACGATGATGTCATACTCATGACGTAAGCCTTTGTGATAACCGAGGCATCCCGTTGGTTCATCTTTCCAGAATCATTCAATGCACTGCCAATTCTTATTCTCCAAAGCAATAATACCGCAGCCGGTCCAGCTCCCAAAAACGCACTGATTGTGCCTGCCGATAACTGTTGTATCCCACACTGGTGTAACGTTTAAAGAAGTGGTTTTACAATAGTAGTGCTGGCAAGACCCATGCtcgccagatttttcacccaacAACTTCTTCATACCTCTCCACTCCTTcatcttttccttcttcttcttcttcaccgttttctgcttcatcttcatcactttcctcttcttcatcttctcccttgAAGATGCCATTTTGGAAGATCGAGATGAGGCCCTTGAGGAGATTGTGCTCGAAGATGCTGCCGCCGAGGATGCACCCCTAAGATTAGATTAGACTCTTGACTTTTATTTTATATGtactttttgcttctttgtttctgtgcaaggaccccttgtgggcttttgtaatcatatgtaaggacccatcgtgggcttttgtaatcacaGTTTATTATTACTAGGATATTTCTTCGATTTGTCTCTGATTatgttatatttccttttatctGCATTTGTGAAGAAACTGAATGCATGACTCCACCGATTGGTGAAAATATCGAGCTCGGGTGCAAGTATTTTTTTAGGCTCTTGATTGATTAACACGATTCCCCATAGAACCCTTTGTCGTTCCTTGGACCGAGCCCGGATTGGATTGATAAACTCGGGTCGTTGGGATCCCGACTTCGAGTTGAATGAGAGTATGGCTTCGAATTTTTAGTACGAGACTTAGCCTTTTAGACCCCGCAATAGTCCTCAATGGGGGTATTTTCTCGAATGCCTGAGAATAaagatagcctttaggctttcgGGAGCAATCCTCGAGTGGGGGTTCGCTCAAGCTCGGACTACCTGGAAACTTGTTTTGAACTCAGTGTAGATAGCCTTAAGGCTTTCCAGATAGATCCTGGATGAGGGCTTACTTGGGTTTAGATGGTACCTCGAGGCCAAGCCCATATGAGTAGGTTTATAGAGCGTATTTTATTTTTAagagaggtcctcgagatcgggtaccatctcgagtctCGTAATGATATGAATGGCTCtttagagcctatcttcttctGGACAGAGGACcttgagatcgggtaccatctcaagGCTTAGGATGATATCAATGGCTCCTTGGAGCatatcttcttcttggtggaggtcctcgaTATCAGGTACCATCTTGGGACGTATAATGATGTCATTGTCTTCCtggagcctatcttcttcttggtggaggtcctcgagatcgggtaccatctcgggacgtGTAATGATGtcattggcttcctggagcctatcttcttattggtggaggtcctcgagatcgggtaccatctcgaggcctgCAAAgatattgatggctccttagagcctttcttctttttgacggaggtcctcgagatcgggtaccatctcgaggcctgtgatgatattgatggctccttagagcctttcttctttttgacagaggtcctcgagattgggtaccatctcgAATCTTGTGatgatattgatggctccttagagcctttcTTATTTTTGACGGAggccctcgagatcgggtaccatcttgaGGCTTGGTTGATACGGGGGTCTCTAACCCCAAAACATTGTATGGCGGCATCAACTGTATGACATGGTTATGAAATGACCAAGGCGATCCTGCCGGCACATCTTCCTAAAGTGTTAAAAGCTTTAGCCAGTATTTTTAATTGGCTTTTAAGGCAGGCGGATAGTCACCGCTTTTTCCATATATGGGGTTGTCTTCGCCCTTTTGAAGATTTCGCTATTCTTAGTAGTTATCCTCTTTTATAGAGTTCTCCTTTCCTATGTTAGGTCCTCCATTATTTCAATTTTGACGCCCTTGCTAAAATTCCCGCTCCAATTCTCTAGTTTTACCACAATCATGGCTGCTACGTCGGGGTCCACTCGGCAGGAGAA is a genomic window containing:
- the LOC142180818 gene encoding uncharacterized protein LOC142180818; translation: MKAQALADHLTENPVDDEYQPLSTYFPDEEVNLVEITSKDANAWKMFSDGVVNAKGIGIGAILISPTGQYYPAIARLRFFCTNNTAEYEACIMGMNMTIDQDVEKLLIMGDSDLIIRQAQGEWQTRDVKLIPYRQHVKDLSKHSKSIEFSHLMREICEQFKITHQNSTPYRPNANGVVEAANKDIKKILRKMI